The Plasmodium cynomolgi strain B DNA, scaffold: 0802, whole genome shotgun sequence genome segment aatatctaataatgttatatttattgGTTCAtgaattttaatatttgaataaaaataacattttattttatttcccataGAACTCATTTGTGAATCATACATTTCAaaacatttattaataatattatcagtaattttcttttcatttattgaTTTATATATCCAgttgaataaaatattacaacgCTCATGTGTAAGCTGATAAACTTTTGAATCTATAGAAAAATATCCTAAATTTCTCATAAGTTTCGTACAAATATCAGTGTGAATCCTTAAATCACCTTTCGATTGATTTATTATTTGATTACATAATAcagaatatttatttttatcttcatcatCAACCAAAGCCTTATCAAATCCATTATAGGTAGTCCAAACTGCATCTAGGAAAGGATACTGAAAATAAAGGTAAACGCATTATACCacaatattaataaaaatatccctTTATCTCCATATTAGTATACCTAATATAATTAATCTTATTCGCAGAAATGATTAAAGAATCAAATAACTAAAACGAACATCATCTTTCCAATTTTCAATGTCCGTTATGTTTTTcgacatatttataaaattaaataataaaatatattttaatataaataccTATAAGTGATTTATCACAAAATTcgtaaattaatataaactTTTACttgttattaaatttataatatattaatatattggtgataaaataatacTAAATATTTGTTAAGCGTATATTACGATTgtagcaaaaatataaattacaatcaaaataatataatatatatactcatAATTTTCCAGATATCATGCTGTAATAACACATTTTGCTAAgaaatattgaaaatatttatcaatatGATTATAAATAC includes the following:
- a CDS encoding hypothetical protein (putative); amino-acid sequence: MSKNITDIENWKDDYPFLDAVWTTYNGFDKALVDDEDKNKYSVLCNQIINQSKGDLRIHTDICTKLMRNLGYFSIDSKVYQLTHERCNILFNWIYKSINEKKITDNIINKCFEMYDSQMSSMGNKIKCYFYSNIKIHEPINITLLDIFNDKLSTIITALMNKDTSISTKGRNFVCEYVKLYKRMNDKYCIDGRGINEEYSNTCLKLNQFKTSYMWTLYSKSDLSPIIPSLDNIDKDLLAKCRKHENILQLYSNTNETQLSYSGNSLSNVNEGQSNYLAEDTSITPRN